One Oryza brachyantha chromosome 3, ObraRS2, whole genome shotgun sequence DNA segment encodes these proteins:
- the LOC102701348 gene encoding protein DETOXIFICATION 54 isoform X2, translating into MAIPLPGKTQQQGDGKGAVDDDGEDQPSVASELRELWRMAAPITALNCVVYLRAMVSVLCLGRLGPLDLAGGALAIGLTNITGHSVLFGLASGLEPLCAQAFGSKNYDLLTLSLHRAVLLLILAALPIALLWLHVGPILVALGQDPTISASAAAYAAYALPDLAASAVLQPLRVYLRSQGITKPMAACSAIAVALHVPLNVLLVFGLGFGVRGVAAAQALTNTNMVLFLLAYIRWSGACDATWKGWARPTAVASGLAGLVRLAVPSCVGVCLEWWWYEVVTVLAGYLPDPAAAVGAAGVLIQTTSLMYTVPMALAACVSTRAKRQKACGLFLFLPLAIGAWSCHACQHSAEQCSSILLGASEKLSSQQQNSGERARSREAAAGEDGGDGGAGVRGGDRNDPRGVDGGVQPGVGGAVHEGGVGGAAGGGGDAYPGAVRAGELPADHRLRRAARHGEAVHRRAHQPAVLLPRRYPGRRHPGVRRPPRRLRRPLVRPPLRAGRLRGARPPRRRLAHRLAPRGPARQEAHEP; encoded by the exons ATGGCCATCCCGCTCCCGGGGAAGACGCAGCAGCAAGGGGACGGCAAGGGTGCGGTTGATGACGACGGGGAAGACCAGCCGTCGGTGGCGTCGGAACTGCGGGAGCTGTGGCGGATGGCGGCGCCAATCACGGCGCTCAACTGCGTCGTCTACCTGCGGGCGATGGTGTCCGTGCTCTGCctcggccgcctcggcccgctcgacctcgccggcggcgcgctcgcCATCGGCCTCACCAACATCACCGGCCACAGCGTGCTGTTCGGCCTCGCCTCCGGCCTCGAGCCGCTCTGCGCGCAGGCCTTTGGCTCCAAGAACTACGACCTCCTCACCCTCTCGCTCCACCGCGCCGTGCTGCTGCTCAtcctcgccgcgctgcccATCGCGCTGCTCTGGCTGCACGTCGGCCCAATCCTCGTCGCGCTCGGCCAGGACCCGAccatctccgcctccgcggcggcctACGCCGCGTACGCGCTCCCGGAcctcgccgccagcgccgtGCTCCAGCCGCTGCGCGTGTACCTCCGCTCGCAGGGGATCACCAAGCCCATGGCCGCCTgctccgccatcgccgtcgcgctgcaCGTCCCGCTCAACGTGCTGCTCGTCTTCGGCCTCGGCTTCGGCGTgcgcggcgtcgccgccgcgcaggcGCTCACCAACACCAACATGGTGCTCTTCCTGCTCGCCTACATCCGCTGGTCGGGCGCCTGCGACGCCACGTGGAAGGGCTGGGCGCGCCCCACCGCCGTGGCGAGCGGCCTGGCCGGCCtcgtccgcctcgccgtgccgaGCTGCGTCGGCGTCTGCCTCGAGTGGTGGTGGTACGAGGTGGTCACCGTGCTCGCCGGCTACCTGCcggaccccgccgccgccgtcggcgccgccggcgtgctgATCCAAACCACCAGCCTCATGTACACCGTGCCCATGGCGCTCGCCGCCTGCGTCTCCACTCGG GCGAAACGACAAAAGGCTTgtggtttgtttttgtttcttcctCTGGCCATTGGTGCTTGGTCTTGTCATGCATGTCAGCACAGTGCTGAACAGTGTTCATCGATTTTATTGGGGGCCAGTGAGAAGCTCAGCTCGCAGCAGCAGAACA gTGGGGAACGAGCTAGGAGCCGGGAAGCCGCGGCGGGCGAGGAtggcggcgatggtggcgcTGGGGTGCGCGGTGGTGATCGGAATGATCCACGTGGCGTGGACGGCGGCGTTCAGCCGGGAGTGGGTGGAGCTGTTCACGAGGGAGGCGTCGGTGgtgcggctggcggcggcggcgatgcctATCCTGGGGCTGTGCGAGCTGGGGAACTGCCCGCAGACCACCGGCTGCGGCGTGCtgcgcggcacggcgaggcCGTCCATCGGCGCGCGCATCAACCTGCTGTCCTTCTACCTCGTCGGTACCCCGGTCGCCGTCACCCTGGCGTTCGGCGCCCCCCGCGTCGGCTTCGGCGGCCTCTGGTACGGCCTCCTCTCCGCGCAGGCCGCCTGCGTGGcgctcgtcctcctcgccgtcgtctgGCGCACCGACTGGCACCTCGAGGCCCTGCGCGCCAAGAAGCTCACGAGCCTTGA
- the LOC102701348 gene encoding protein DETOXIFICATION 54 isoform X3, translating to MAIPLPGKTQQQGDGKGAVDDDGEDQPSVASELRELWRMAAPITALNCVVYLRAMVSVLCLGRLGPLDLAGGALAIGLTNITGHSVLFGLASGLEPLCAQAFGSKNYDLLTLSLHRAVLLLILAALPIALLWLHVGPILVALGQDPTISASAAAYAAYALPDLAASAVLQPLRVYLRSQGITKPMAACSAIAVALHVPLNVLLVFGLGFGVRGVAAAQALTNTNMVLFLLAYIRWSGACDATWKGWARPTAVASGLAGLVRLAVPSCVGVCLEWWWYEVVTVLAGYLPDPAAAVGAAGVLIQTTSLMYTVPMALAACVSTRVGNELGAGKPRRARMAAMVALGCAVVIGMIHVAWTAAFSREWVELFTREASVVRLAAAAMPILGLCELGNCPQTTGCGVLRGTARPSIGARINLLSFYLVGTPVAVTLAFGAPRVGFGGLWYGLLSAQAACVALVLLAVVWRTDWHLEALRAKKLTSLEITTPPAAAAAEERKRLVAPGDAVDDV from the exons ATGGCCATCCCGCTCCCGGGGAAGACGCAGCAGCAAGGGGACGGCAAGGGTGCGGTTGATGACGACGGGGAAGACCAGCCGTCGGTGGCGTCGGAACTGCGGGAGCTGTGGCGGATGGCGGCGCCAATCACGGCGCTCAACTGCGTCGTCTACCTGCGGGCGATGGTGTCCGTGCTCTGCctcggccgcctcggcccgctcgacctcgccggcggcgcgctcgcCATCGGCCTCACCAACATCACCGGCCACAGCGTGCTGTTCGGCCTCGCCTCCGGCCTCGAGCCGCTCTGCGCGCAGGCCTTTGGCTCCAAGAACTACGACCTCCTCACCCTCTCGCTCCACCGCGCCGTGCTGCTGCTCAtcctcgccgcgctgcccATCGCGCTGCTCTGGCTGCACGTCGGCCCAATCCTCGTCGCGCTCGGCCAGGACCCGAccatctccgcctccgcggcggcctACGCCGCGTACGCGCTCCCGGAcctcgccgccagcgccgtGCTCCAGCCGCTGCGCGTGTACCTCCGCTCGCAGGGGATCACCAAGCCCATGGCCGCCTgctccgccatcgccgtcgcgctgcaCGTCCCGCTCAACGTGCTGCTCGTCTTCGGCCTCGGCTTCGGCGTgcgcggcgtcgccgccgcgcaggcGCTCACCAACACCAACATGGTGCTCTTCCTGCTCGCCTACATCCGCTGGTCGGGCGCCTGCGACGCCACGTGGAAGGGCTGGGCGCGCCCCACCGCCGTGGCGAGCGGCCTGGCCGGCCtcgtccgcctcgccgtgccgaGCTGCGTCGGCGTCTGCCTCGAGTGGTGGTGGTACGAGGTGGTCACCGTGCTCGCCGGCTACCTGCcggaccccgccgccgccgtcggcgccgccggcgtgctgATCCAAACCACCAGCCTCATGTACACCGTGCCCATGGCGCTCGCCGCCTGCGTCTCCACTCGG gTGGGGAACGAGCTAGGAGCCGGGAAGCCGCGGCGGGCGAGGAtggcggcgatggtggcgcTGGGGTGCGCGGTGGTGATCGGAATGATCCACGTGGCGTGGACGGCGGCGTTCAGCCGGGAGTGGGTGGAGCTGTTCACGAGGGAGGCGTCGGTGgtgcggctggcggcggcggcgatgcctATCCTGGGGCTGTGCGAGCTGGGGAACTGCCCGCAGACCACCGGCTGCGGCGTGCtgcgcggcacggcgaggcCGTCCATCGGCGCGCGCATCAACCTGCTGTCCTTCTACCTCGTCGGTACCCCGGTCGCCGTCACCCTGGCGTTCGGCGCCCCCCGCGTCGGCTTCGGCGGCCTCTGGTACGGCCTCCTCTCCGCGCAGGCCGCCTGCGTGGcgctcgtcctcctcgccgtcgtctgGCGCACCGACTGGCACCTCGAGGCCCTGCGCGCCAAGAAGCTCACGAGCCTTGAGATCACCacgccccccgccgccgccgccgccgaggagcgcAAGCGGCTCGTCGCgcccggcgacgccgtcgacgacgtgtAG
- the LOC102701348 gene encoding protein DETOXIFICATION 54 isoform X1 yields the protein MAIPLPGKTQQQGDGKGAVDDDGEDQPSVASELRELWRMAAPITALNCVVYLRAMVSVLCLGRLGPLDLAGGALAIGLTNITGHSVLFGLASGLEPLCAQAFGSKNYDLLTLSLHRAVLLLILAALPIALLWLHVGPILVALGQDPTISASAAAYAAYALPDLAASAVLQPLRVYLRSQGITKPMAACSAIAVALHVPLNVLLVFGLGFGVRGVAAAQALTNTNMVLFLLAYIRWSGACDATWKGWARPTAVASGLAGLVRLAVPSCVGVCLEWWWYEVVTVLAGYLPDPAAAVGAAGVLIQTTSLMYTVPMALAACVSTRAKRQKACGLFLFLPLAIGAWSCHACQHSAEQCSSILLGASEKLSSQQQNSRGSLEKTESCTPSTLFLSTVGEFSTVHDELMMMMMMQVGNELGAGKPRRARMAAMVALGCAVVIGMIHVAWTAAFSREWVELFTREASVVRLAAAAMPILGLCELGNCPQTTGCGVLRGTARPSIGARINLLSFYLVGTPVAVTLAFGAPRVGFGGLWYGLLSAQAACVALVLLAVVWRTDWHLEALRAKKLTSLEITTPPAAAAAEERKRLVAPGDAVDDV from the exons ATGGCCATCCCGCTCCCGGGGAAGACGCAGCAGCAAGGGGACGGCAAGGGTGCGGTTGATGACGACGGGGAAGACCAGCCGTCGGTGGCGTCGGAACTGCGGGAGCTGTGGCGGATGGCGGCGCCAATCACGGCGCTCAACTGCGTCGTCTACCTGCGGGCGATGGTGTCCGTGCTCTGCctcggccgcctcggcccgctcgacctcgccggcggcgcgctcgcCATCGGCCTCACCAACATCACCGGCCACAGCGTGCTGTTCGGCCTCGCCTCCGGCCTCGAGCCGCTCTGCGCGCAGGCCTTTGGCTCCAAGAACTACGACCTCCTCACCCTCTCGCTCCACCGCGCCGTGCTGCTGCTCAtcctcgccgcgctgcccATCGCGCTGCTCTGGCTGCACGTCGGCCCAATCCTCGTCGCGCTCGGCCAGGACCCGAccatctccgcctccgcggcggcctACGCCGCGTACGCGCTCCCGGAcctcgccgccagcgccgtGCTCCAGCCGCTGCGCGTGTACCTCCGCTCGCAGGGGATCACCAAGCCCATGGCCGCCTgctccgccatcgccgtcgcgctgcaCGTCCCGCTCAACGTGCTGCTCGTCTTCGGCCTCGGCTTCGGCGTgcgcggcgtcgccgccgcgcaggcGCTCACCAACACCAACATGGTGCTCTTCCTGCTCGCCTACATCCGCTGGTCGGGCGCCTGCGACGCCACGTGGAAGGGCTGGGCGCGCCCCACCGCCGTGGCGAGCGGCCTGGCCGGCCtcgtccgcctcgccgtgccgaGCTGCGTCGGCGTCTGCCTCGAGTGGTGGTGGTACGAGGTGGTCACCGTGCTCGCCGGCTACCTGCcggaccccgccgccgccgtcggcgccgccggcgtgctgATCCAAACCACCAGCCTCATGTACACCGTGCCCATGGCGCTCGCCGCCTGCGTCTCCACTCGG GCGAAACGACAAAAGGCTTgtggtttgtttttgtttcttcctCTGGCCATTGGTGCTTGGTCTTGTCATGCATGTCAGCACAGTGCTGAACAGTGTTCATCGATTTTATTGGGGGCCAGTGAGAAGCTCAGCTCGCAGCAGCAGAACAGTAGGGGGTCGCTAGAAAAGACAGAATCTTGCACACCGAGTACCCTGTTCCTTTCCACTGTTGGTGAATTCAGCACAGTGCACGAtgaattgatgatgatgatgatgatgcaggTGGGGAACGAGCTAGGAGCCGGGAAGCCGCGGCGGGCGAGGAtggcggcgatggtggcgcTGGGGTGCGCGGTGGTGATCGGAATGATCCACGTGGCGTGGACGGCGGCGTTCAGCCGGGAGTGGGTGGAGCTGTTCACGAGGGAGGCGTCGGTGgtgcggctggcggcggcggcgatgcctATCCTGGGGCTGTGCGAGCTGGGGAACTGCCCGCAGACCACCGGCTGCGGCGTGCtgcgcggcacggcgaggcCGTCCATCGGCGCGCGCATCAACCTGCTGTCCTTCTACCTCGTCGGTACCCCGGTCGCCGTCACCCTGGCGTTCGGCGCCCCCCGCGTCGGCTTCGGCGGCCTCTGGTACGGCCTCCTCTCCGCGCAGGCCGCCTGCGTGGcgctcgtcctcctcgccgtcgtctgGCGCACCGACTGGCACCTCGAGGCCCTGCGCGCCAAGAAGCTCACGAGCCTTGAGATCACCacgccccccgccgccgccgccgccgaggagcgcAAGCGGCTCGTCGCgcccggcgacgccgtcgacgacgtgtAG